One Dioscorea cayenensis subsp. rotundata cultivar TDr96_F1 chromosome 19, TDr96_F1_v2_PseudoChromosome.rev07_lg8_w22 25.fasta, whole genome shotgun sequence genomic window, CTTTCTGAAGATCAAATAATGTGTCTGTAGTTGGAGTTAGTAAAATGACCATTCTGAATATAAAATACTTAAAAGGAAAGCAGCCACCCATAAATAGCTTAAAAAACTAAGGCTTACTTAGGAATGGAAAAGTGTGTTTTAGTTATTATCCAAAACCCACAAATTTGAGCTTCTTTATCTAAGTTGTTTTCagcttttcttatttttccatttaaCTGTAGCCAAACTTCCAGTTCAAGTAACAGAAGAGCTTTCAATTATTAAGAAGTTATTCTACAGCTTTTGAAAtagattttttctatttaataattgagaaaACACAAAGAAAGTTAGACAGATGAAGATATACCAATTGATCAATATGCatattttcatttgtgtttttcttttttgtgggATCTTATTCTGCTTATTACTTCTTCTGCAGTATGCCCATAGGGTTTGTGTGCAGCGCTGGTGCACTGAGAAAGGAGatataacttgtgaaatttgtCATGAGGTGTGTACCAATGTTGGTTTTCTGCTACCAATTCTTCAATGCCTTTTCAATTAAAGATATATTCTAGATGAAGTTATCAGTTTGTGTGATATTTCTGATCTTAGATtcttaatttatgatatttatcttttatttgtattaGAAACCAATGTGTTTATTGCAGTTTTAATAGACATATGCTCATGTCTGAGTTGCTTATATAAGGACTTTATTGTTGTTTACAGTCATACAAGCCTGGTTACACTGCACCTCCTCGACCTCAGCCAGATGAAACCACTATTGATATCAAGTAAGTTAATTCTAGATACGCAAATTGTCTCCATGGTGGGGAGACTTTTACGTCATGaagtagtttttatatttttttgatggcaTAATTATACACTAGAGCTGGCAGTTTATCCAGGAAACTCACTAGTTCATTGTTGATACCACAGTGGAGGCTGGACCATCACTGGTGCTCCTTTAGATTTACATGACCCACGGATCCTTGCAATGGCAGCTGCACAACGACACTTTCTTGAAGCTGAGTATGATGAGTATGCTGCTACCAATGCCAGCGGTGCTGCCTTCTGCCGTTCTGCTGTTCTAATTGTAAGTTCTTATAAAATGCTCTAGAATGACAAAATGTTATCAGAAACTGCTGCCTTTAAATGATTTTGGACTTAGATTTTGAGGACATCCAGATTGAAAGTCCATGCAAGCTAATTGCTAAGTTTTCCTTTAAACTGTTTGAGCTCTAGCCTCTAGAGCGCTCTCCATTCTATTGTGTTTTATCATCAGTTTAAAGTGCAAATTGCTAATTTAAGAAAGGAGCTCTTGGATATATGATACCAGTGCATTGCATCACAGATATCATTTGTGCCTTATATTAACTAATCTGTATTTCCATTTGCTGCAGTTGATGGCTCTTCTGCTGTTGAGGCATGCATTGTCCATCACTAATGGGGATGAAGACGATGATGCATCCACCTACTTCTCTGtaagttaacaaaaattttcaaagcaCACATCTTTATTCTGCATCTGTATTCAACTTCACTCCCTTATCATCCAAATATATTTGATGTTCAACAGTTGTTCCTGCTTCGAGCTGCTGGATTTCTTCTGCCATGTTATATAATGGCCTGGGCCATTAGCATCTTGCAGCAAAGAAGGCAAAGACAGGTTAATTCAATGTCTCCTTTTTGCACAATTACATTTCAAGACCTTCATTATTTCCCATTGACATTGTGGTTCCAATTCCATCAAACAGGAAGCAGCAGCTTTGGCGGCAAGAGAGGTGGCATACATACTCCAGTCAGGTCAAGGAAGGGGCCTACAGTTTGCCATAGCACCCGAGTCACCGGCAACACCCCAGCAGGAGCCTAATCAACAATAACTGCACGCCTTCTCTCCTGTACATTTTTCATATGACATACTCCGGTTTCGCCTCCTGTAATTTCATTGTAGTGTTGAGAtgttaagaagaagaaaacaggCGTTGTCGTCTGGTCATTTGCGCGCACTTGTATTACTGTTGTTATCTTGTTGAACAACCTGGAGATTTGCTGGCTTCTCTGACATTTAAAGGGGGCTTTATACTTGTCTTCGTGTATGGCTTCTCATAGCCTAATGCTGTTATGTGCGTGTATAAT contains:
- the LOC120250434 gene encoding uncharacterized protein LOC120250434, which encodes MGDHLVVHVDRLITPQRIEPEQVAEGLGSSGKVIQNVGSSALASSQVGSSSHKGTEEKIVIDDGDEKEPLIQTVECRICQEEDDIKNLETPCACSGSLKYAHRVCVQRWCTEKGDITCEICHESYKPGYTAPPRPQPDETTIDINGGWTITGAPLDLHDPRILAMAAAQRHFLEAEYDEYAATNASGAAFCRSAVLILMALLLLRHALSITNGDEDDDASTYFSLFLLRAAGFLLPCYIMAWAISILQQRRQRQEAAALAAREVAYILQSGQGRGLQFAIAPESPATPQQEPNQQ